A genomic window from Punica granatum isolate Tunisia-2019 chromosome 2, ASM765513v2, whole genome shotgun sequence includes:
- the LOC116194143 gene encoding RNA-dependent RNA polymerase 1-like isoform X2 → MCLEISHASNLPDFQENFAAYKEIKGIFAMKSGSSFSRDFNLVPIVGPPIDVDIPYKILFKINLLIQNGCLPGPCLDSSFYRLVDPSRVDITFIEYALEKLRHLKECCYHPKRWLEEQYVMCMKNKNLIRQHHMRSPLISLDEGLMYVHRVQITPCKVYFFGPEVNLSNRVLRRYSEYSDNFLRISFVDEDLEKIHPTVLSPRDSVAGSGMRTEIFTRILSTLQNGITIGDKKFDFLAFSSSQLRENSAWMFAPTDGCTADTIRESLGKFHQIRNVAKYAARLGLSLSSSTETLSVEWYETEEIPDIEVICGNKRYIFSDGIGKISDDFAKKVAKKCGFKGYTPSAFQIRYGGYKGVVAIDPTLPVKLSLRRSMRKYESSDTKLNVLAWSKYQPCFLNRQIITLLSTLGVPDGVFEQKQREAVDQLDSILTDPLKAQEALDLMAPGENTKVLKQMLVCGYEPDEEPFLSMMLLTFRASKLFDLRTKTRIFIPEGRSMMGCLDETQTLEYGQVFVQFSCRKLGQLQDNIYMHTGTASDESFVVQGQVVVAKNPCLHPGDVRVLRAVNVPALHHMVDCVVFPQKGMRPHPNECSGSDLDGDIYFVSWDSELIPPVQDQPMDYTAAPTVELDHDVRIEEVEEYFVNYLLNDSLGIIANAHTVFADQSSAKARCPKCIALARLFSVAVDFPKTGVPAEIPRNLYAKEYPDFMEKLDKSTYESKNVIGKLFREVRDMAPDSPSLRTFMKEDASWSYDPDMEVEGFEDYVDDAFYYKGNYDFKLGNIMDYYGIRTEAEILSGNIMKLSKSFSKRKDLESITMAVKALRKEAMTWFNEKATGSDGLEHENLDAKASAWYYVTYHPSYWGAYNEGLKRDHYLSFPWCVYDRLINIKKEKINTRRSARSLEDIFTRELSLS, encoded by the exons ATGTGCCTGGAGATCTCTCATGCGTCTAATCTCCCAGATTTTCAGGAGAATTTCGCTGCttataaggaaattaaaggCATATTTGCTATGAAGAGTGGCTCCAGTTTCTCTCGTGATTTCAACCTAGTCCCTATCGTGGGCCCCCCCATAGATGTTGATATTCCCTACAAGATACTATTCAAGATCAATCTGTTGATACAGAATGGGTGTCTGCCAGGACCCTGTCTTGACTCCTCCTTCTATCGATTGGTCGATCCGAGCAGAGTTGACATCACTTTCATAGAATATGCTCTAGAGAAGCTGCGTCATCTAAAAGAATGTTGTTACCATCCGAAGAGGTGGCTGGAGGAGCAGTACGTGATGTGCATGAAGAATAAGAATCTGATACGGCAGCATCATATGCGGTCGCCTTTGATATCTTTAGATGAGGGCCTGATGTATGTTCACAGGGTTCAGATAACTCCTTGCAAAGTGTACTTTTTCGGTCCAGAAGTTAATTTGTCAAATCGAGTTCTGCGGAGGTACTCTGAGTATTCTGATAATTTCCTCCGGATCTCTTTCGTGGACGAAGATCTCGAAAAAATCCATCCCACAGTTTTATCTCCTCGTGATTCTGTGGCCGGCAGTGGTATGAGAACAGAAATTTTTACAAGAATTCTGTCTACCCTTCAGAATGGAATAACCATAGGTGATAAGAAGTTTGATTTCCTTGCTTTCTCCTCCAGTCAGCTGCGTGAAAATTCTGCATGGATGTTTGCTCCTACAGATGGATGCACAGCTGATACTATTAGGGAATCCCTGGGTAAGTTCCATCAAATCAGGAACGTGGCAAAATATGCTGCACGACTAGGCCTATCCTTAAGCTCATCCACTGAAACTCTTTCTGTGGAATGGTATGAAACTGAAGAAATTCCGGATATTGAGGTTATTTGTGGCAACAAGCGCTATATTTTTTCTGATGGGATTGGGAAAATATCTGATGATTTTGCAAAGAAAGTGGCAAAAAAATGCGGCTTTAAAGGTTATACTCCATCAGCGTTTCAGATACGATACGGGGGATATAAAGGTGTTGTGGCCATTGACCCGACCTTGCCCGTGAAGTTATCACTGCGCAGGAGCATGAGAAAGTATGAATCCTCAGACACGAAACTGAATGTCTTGGCATGGAGCAAGTACCAACCCTGCTTTCTAAACAGACAGATCATCACTCTCCTCTCAACTCTTGGCGTTCCCGATGGCGTTTTTGAGCAAAAACAGAGAGAAGCTGTGGATCAGTTAGACTCCATTCTAACAGATCCATTGAAGGCGCAGGAAGCTCTAGATCTCATGGCTCCTGGTGAGAATACTAAGGTCCTCAAGCAGATGCTTGTGTGTGGGTATGAGCCGGACGAGGAACCATTCCTGTCAATGATGCTTCTTACTTTCCGTGCTTCGAAGCTGTTTGACCTGAGGACAAAGACCAGGATTTTTATACCTGAAGGGAGATCAATGATGGGTTGCCTGGACGAGACCCAGACCTTAGAGTATGGACAGGTATTTGTGCAGTTTTCGTGTCGAAAACTGGGACAGTTGCAGGATAATATCTACATGCACACTGGAACAGCATCAGATGAATCTTTTGTCGTCCAGGGACAAGTAGTGGTCGCAAAGAACCCTTGCCTGCATCCTGGTGATGTCCGAGTTCTCAGAGCTGTGAATGTACCTGCTTTGCACCATATGGTGGATTGCGTTGTTTTCCCCCAGAAAGGAATGAG GCCTCACCCAAATGAATGCTCTGGGAGTGATCTGGATGGAGATATTTATTTTGTCTCTTGGGACTCCGAATTGATTCCGCCTGTTCAAGATCAGCCTATGGACTATACAGCAGCGCCGACAGTTGAATTAGACCACGATGTTCGGATTGAG GAAGTGGAAGAGTACTTCGTGAACTACCTTCTCAATGACAGCCTGGGAATAATAGCCAATGCTCACACTGTGTTTGCTGACCAGAGCAGTGCAAAGGCAAGATGCCCAAAGTGTATCGCACTAGCAAGGCTATTCTCTGTTGCCGTTGATTTCCCCAAAACAGGCGTGCCTGCTGAGATCCCTCGCAATCTGTATGCTAAAGAATATCCTGACTTCATGGAGAAGCTCGACAAGTCCACCTATGAATCCAAGAATGTAATTGGGAAGCTTTTCCGAGAGGTGAGAGACATGGCTCCTGATTCCCCTTCCCTCCGGACCTTCATGAAGGAAGATGCTAGTTGGTCCTATGATCCTGATATGGAAGTTGAGGGCTTCGAGGATTACGTGGATGATGCTTTCTATTACAAGGGCAACTACGACTTCAAATTGGGCAACATCATGGACTACTATGGGATCAGGACTGAGGCGGAGATACTTAGTGGAAACATCATGAAGTTGTCAAAGTCATTCAGTAAGAGGAAGGACTTGGAGTCGATCACTATGGCTGTGAAGGCCCTGAGGAAGGAAGCAATGACATGGTTCAATGAGAAGGCAACAGGTTCAGACGGTTTGGAACATGAGAATTTGGACGCAAAGGCATCGGCTTGGTACTATGTCACATATCACCCAAGCTACTGGGGGGCCTATAACGAGGGTCTGAAGCGGGACCATTACCTGAGCTTCCCTTGGTGTGTCTATGATAGGCTGATCAATatcaagaaggagaagatcaacACGAGGAGGTCTGCTCGGTCTCTTGAAGATATCTTCACTCGTGAACTCAGCTTGTCTTGA
- the LOC116194143 gene encoding RNA-dependent RNA polymerase 1-like isoform X1: protein MEKTIRLHGFPSSTSAERVKEFLENIIGKGRVCAIKVRQEKSSSRLYAIVQFMTVEDADRIVRLASRRLWYGKSYLTASEADRDIVPEPRMLSHSIQGVTLHFGYQLSEQNFSTLWKEQNVSVDFGVGLRRFYFVLLYNQEEYKLDLSYENIWQIKLHRQRWRRRKIFLLIQLFGAPRIFRKDAYPSRNVLESLFYNYFRNGSDDQWVRTIDFTPSACIGQSSAMCLEISHASNLPDFQENFAAYKEIKGIFAMKSGSSFSRDFNLVPIVGPPIDVDIPYKILFKINLLIQNGCLPGPCLDSSFYRLVDPSRVDITFIEYALEKLRHLKECCYHPKRWLEEQYVMCMKNKNLIRQHHMRSPLISLDEGLMYVHRVQITPCKVYFFGPEVNLSNRVLRRYSEYSDNFLRISFVDEDLEKIHPTVLSPRDSVAGSGMRTEIFTRILSTLQNGITIGDKKFDFLAFSSSQLRENSAWMFAPTDGCTADTIRESLGKFHQIRNVAKYAARLGLSLSSSTETLSVEWYETEEIPDIEVICGNKRYIFSDGIGKISDDFAKKVAKKCGFKGYTPSAFQIRYGGYKGVVAIDPTLPVKLSLRRSMRKYESSDTKLNVLAWSKYQPCFLNRQIITLLSTLGVPDGVFEQKQREAVDQLDSILTDPLKAQEALDLMAPGENTKVLKQMLVCGYEPDEEPFLSMMLLTFRASKLFDLRTKTRIFIPEGRSMMGCLDETQTLEYGQVFVQFSCRKLGQLQDNIYMHTGTASDESFVVQGQVVVAKNPCLHPGDVRVLRAVNVPALHHMVDCVVFPQKGMRPHPNECSGSDLDGDIYFVSWDSELIPPVQDQPMDYTAAPTVELDHDVRIEEVEEYFVNYLLNDSLGIIANAHTVFADQSSAKARCPKCIALARLFSVAVDFPKTGVPAEIPRNLYAKEYPDFMEKLDKSTYESKNVIGKLFREVRDMAPDSPSLRTFMKEDASWSYDPDMEVEGFEDYVDDAFYYKGNYDFKLGNIMDYYGIRTEAEILSGNIMKLSKSFSKRKDLESITMAVKALRKEAMTWFNEKATGSDGLEHENLDAKASAWYYVTYHPSYWGAYNEGLKRDHYLSFPWCVYDRLINIKKEKINTRRSARSLEDIFTRELSLS, encoded by the exons ATGGAAAAGACAATTCGTTTACACGGCTTCCCTTCTTCTACGTCAGCAGAAAGAGTTAAggaatttttagaaaatataataggCAAGGGAAGGGTTTGTGCCATTAAAGTCAGACAAGAGAAAAGCAGCAGTCGATTATACGCAATCGTGCAGTTCATGACAGTTGAAGATGCTGACAGAATAGTCCGTTTGGCCAGTAGACGACTGTGGTACGGAAAATCATATCTGACTGCTAGTGAGGCAGACCGAGATATCGTGCCCGAACCGAGAATGCTGTCACATAGTATACAAGGTGTAACGTTGCACTTTGGGTATCAGCTTTCCGAGCAGAATTTCTCCACCCTGTGGAAAGAGCAGAATGTTTCTGTTGATTTTGGGGTTGGATTGAGAAGATTCTACTTTGTTTTGCTCTATAATCAAGAGGAATATAAGCTTGACCTTTCATATGAGAACATCTGGCAAATTAAGCTTCATCGACAACGATGGCGCCGTCGCAAAATTTTTCTGCTCATTCAG CTGTTCGGTGCTCCTcgtattttcagaaaagatgCATACCCTTCAAGGAATGTACTGGAGAGTCTTTTTTACAACTATTTCAGGAATGGTTCAGATGACCAATGGGTGAGAACAATCGATTTTACTCCGTCTGCTTGTATCGGGCAATCTTCAGCAATGTGCCTGGAGATCTCTCATGCGTCTAATCTCCCAGATTTTCAGGAGAATTTCGCTGCttataaggaaattaaaggCATATTTGCTATGAAGAGTGGCTCCAGTTTCTCTCGTGATTTCAACCTAGTCCCTATCGTGGGCCCCCCCATAGATGTTGATATTCCCTACAAGATACTATTCAAGATCAATCTGTTGATACAGAATGGGTGTCTGCCAGGACCCTGTCTTGACTCCTCCTTCTATCGATTGGTCGATCCGAGCAGAGTTGACATCACTTTCATAGAATATGCTCTAGAGAAGCTGCGTCATCTAAAAGAATGTTGTTACCATCCGAAGAGGTGGCTGGAGGAGCAGTACGTGATGTGCATGAAGAATAAGAATCTGATACGGCAGCATCATATGCGGTCGCCTTTGATATCTTTAGATGAGGGCCTGATGTATGTTCACAGGGTTCAGATAACTCCTTGCAAAGTGTACTTTTTCGGTCCAGAAGTTAATTTGTCAAATCGAGTTCTGCGGAGGTACTCTGAGTATTCTGATAATTTCCTCCGGATCTCTTTCGTGGACGAAGATCTCGAAAAAATCCATCCCACAGTTTTATCTCCTCGTGATTCTGTGGCCGGCAGTGGTATGAGAACAGAAATTTTTACAAGAATTCTGTCTACCCTTCAGAATGGAATAACCATAGGTGATAAGAAGTTTGATTTCCTTGCTTTCTCCTCCAGTCAGCTGCGTGAAAATTCTGCATGGATGTTTGCTCCTACAGATGGATGCACAGCTGATACTATTAGGGAATCCCTGGGTAAGTTCCATCAAATCAGGAACGTGGCAAAATATGCTGCACGACTAGGCCTATCCTTAAGCTCATCCACTGAAACTCTTTCTGTGGAATGGTATGAAACTGAAGAAATTCCGGATATTGAGGTTATTTGTGGCAACAAGCGCTATATTTTTTCTGATGGGATTGGGAAAATATCTGATGATTTTGCAAAGAAAGTGGCAAAAAAATGCGGCTTTAAAGGTTATACTCCATCAGCGTTTCAGATACGATACGGGGGATATAAAGGTGTTGTGGCCATTGACCCGACCTTGCCCGTGAAGTTATCACTGCGCAGGAGCATGAGAAAGTATGAATCCTCAGACACGAAACTGAATGTCTTGGCATGGAGCAAGTACCAACCCTGCTTTCTAAACAGACAGATCATCACTCTCCTCTCAACTCTTGGCGTTCCCGATGGCGTTTTTGAGCAAAAACAGAGAGAAGCTGTGGATCAGTTAGACTCCATTCTAACAGATCCATTGAAGGCGCAGGAAGCTCTAGATCTCATGGCTCCTGGTGAGAATACTAAGGTCCTCAAGCAGATGCTTGTGTGTGGGTATGAGCCGGACGAGGAACCATTCCTGTCAATGATGCTTCTTACTTTCCGTGCTTCGAAGCTGTTTGACCTGAGGACAAAGACCAGGATTTTTATACCTGAAGGGAGATCAATGATGGGTTGCCTGGACGAGACCCAGACCTTAGAGTATGGACAGGTATTTGTGCAGTTTTCGTGTCGAAAACTGGGACAGTTGCAGGATAATATCTACATGCACACTGGAACAGCATCAGATGAATCTTTTGTCGTCCAGGGACAAGTAGTGGTCGCAAAGAACCCTTGCCTGCATCCTGGTGATGTCCGAGTTCTCAGAGCTGTGAATGTACCTGCTTTGCACCATATGGTGGATTGCGTTGTTTTCCCCCAGAAAGGAATGAG GCCTCACCCAAATGAATGCTCTGGGAGTGATCTGGATGGAGATATTTATTTTGTCTCTTGGGACTCCGAATTGATTCCGCCTGTTCAAGATCAGCCTATGGACTATACAGCAGCGCCGACAGTTGAATTAGACCACGATGTTCGGATTGAG GAAGTGGAAGAGTACTTCGTGAACTACCTTCTCAATGACAGCCTGGGAATAATAGCCAATGCTCACACTGTGTTTGCTGACCAGAGCAGTGCAAAGGCAAGATGCCCAAAGTGTATCGCACTAGCAAGGCTATTCTCTGTTGCCGTTGATTTCCCCAAAACAGGCGTGCCTGCTGAGATCCCTCGCAATCTGTATGCTAAAGAATATCCTGACTTCATGGAGAAGCTCGACAAGTCCACCTATGAATCCAAGAATGTAATTGGGAAGCTTTTCCGAGAGGTGAGAGACATGGCTCCTGATTCCCCTTCCCTCCGGACCTTCATGAAGGAAGATGCTAGTTGGTCCTATGATCCTGATATGGAAGTTGAGGGCTTCGAGGATTACGTGGATGATGCTTTCTATTACAAGGGCAACTACGACTTCAAATTGGGCAACATCATGGACTACTATGGGATCAGGACTGAGGCGGAGATACTTAGTGGAAACATCATGAAGTTGTCAAAGTCATTCAGTAAGAGGAAGGACTTGGAGTCGATCACTATGGCTGTGAAGGCCCTGAGGAAGGAAGCAATGACATGGTTCAATGAGAAGGCAACAGGTTCAGACGGTTTGGAACATGAGAATTTGGACGCAAAGGCATCGGCTTGGTACTATGTCACATATCACCCAAGCTACTGGGGGGCCTATAACGAGGGTCTGAAGCGGGACCATTACCTGAGCTTCCCTTGGTGTGTCTATGATAGGCTGATCAATatcaagaaggagaagatcaacACGAGGAGGTCTGCTCGGTCTCTTGAAGATATCTTCACTCGTGAACTCAGCTTGTCTTGA